The genomic stretch CGCGCCAAGCACCTTGGAGATTGCTTGATTGCTGCTATAGCCCTCATAGGTACGGCCCCAGCGAATGTCCTGCGGCGCTGCGATCGTCGGCGCAAAATCCCAATTCGCTCCGGTCGCTCCAATTTCCTTAGCTGTTGCAGCGCCAATTTTTTTCATAAGCTCCACGTTGTTTGCTGCGCCAAGTCCAATATTATGCGGGAACAACGTCGCTCCCTTCACATTGTTATGCCCATGCACGCCATCTACACCATACAAGAGCGGAATGCCGAGCCGCGTCGACAGCGCACCATCCTGATAGCTGTCGATGAGCGTCTGCCAATTCTCCCGCGTGCTATCCTGCTGCTTGCCATTCGGGAACGAGCCCCCGCCGCTTAGCACCGAGCCTATAAAATATTGCTTTACCTCCTCCGGTGTAGCATTGCCCTTCTCAGGCTGTATCATTTGTCCCACACGTTCCTCTAGCGTCATTCGTGATAACAAATCCGCTGCCCGGACGTCTACACTCTCCGATGGATCAAGGTACGCAGGAAGCGCCCCTACAGTCTGCGTTACAGGCGCCGCGCCAACCGATAATAAACTCGTCATTAGTGAAACGACCAATAGCACTGCTGTCATCACTGACATCTTTCTCTTCAAACCAAGCCCTCCTCAAAACTTTAATAGCAATCTCACCGCTTCAGCCATTTAACTCCAAAAGGTTTGGCAGCGCGTAGATTACCTCCAAGTATAAAAGTGATTTCGATTTGAAAATATGGCGCATTCTTGCGATGATGTGCATTGTTTTTTCGCATTTTGCAACCGTTGTCAGAACATTAGCTGCCAAAACGAAATCAGACATTTTTCTGCAAAATTTGCTAATTGACACCATTAGAATTTACAATAGAGATATGGGATTAAAAATAGTACTAGGAGGCTGCAAAAAAATGAGTACATTTTCATCATGGCTGCAGAATACAAAGCAAGGTCTAACCGATCAGGTTAAGAAACTAAAAAATAAAGACTTCCTCGATGCAGTCGTTGCTGGCTGTGCGATTGTAGCCGGCGCTGACGGCTCCATCGACGCTGCTGAGAAGCAAAAAATGGCTGGCTATATTGGCCGGAGCGAAGAGCTTAGTGTATTTGATATGACTCTTGTTATCAATCGCTTTAATCATTATGTAGGCAATATCGAGTTTGACGGGATGATCGGCAAGCAGGAAGCGCTGAAAGCAATTGCTAAATATAGCGGCAAACCGGAAATCGGCCGTGTTATTGTTGGCGTGTGCAGCGCAATCGGCGCAGCAGACGGTGATTTTGACGCCAAAGAGCAAGCAGCTGTTCGCGACATCTGCAAAACACTCGGCTTGGATCCAAGCGAATTCAGCCTATAATAAGTGAAAAAAGAACCTCCAGCCCACTGTAAAAGTGGAATTGGAGGTTCTTTTCTTATTCTGGCTACGCCTTGCGGAACGCGTCATTATAACAGCGCCTGCACACCGGCTTGTAATCCTCATTGCCGCCGATCTGAATTTGCTCGCCGGCATTCATCGGTTGACCGTCATTATAACGAATGACCATCGTCGCCTTCCGATCGCAAAACCAGCAAATCGTCTTAATCTCTTCGATTTTATCTGCTTGAACAAGCAAGTTATAGCTGCCCTCAAACAGCTGATTTTGAAAATCATTTTTGAGCCCAAACGCCATGACTGGTATATTAAGCTCATCTACAACCTGAGTTAGCTCCAATATATGATGCTTTTTTAGAAACTGCGCCTCATCAATAAGCACGCAATAAATTTTTGATGGGGAGGCTGCTGCCACATGGGACTTCACACTCTCAAAAAGATTCATCTCTTCTTTAACCGGAATCGCTTCCCGCTCAAAGCCCACCCTGGAGCCTACGCGATATACACTCCCCCTTGCGCTGACAGATGGCGAATAAATAAGCACCTGCTTGCCCTGCTCCTCATAATTATGTGCAACCTTAATAATCTCAAACGATTTGCCGCTATTCATCGTACCGTATTTATAATAAAGCTGTGCCAAACCAATCTCCTCCAAAAATCATTCAACGCTCCTATATTTGAACACTCGTTTTTGCCGCTCGTTACTCTATCGCAAGAAGCTTCGTTTTGGCATCACCATAGGCCTTGACAATTTGCTGTATTTTTTGAAACTCTGGATCTGTCGGCCCTAAATCAGCCATGAACATCCGATGTAAAATTTGATTGTACAGGTTTTGACGCAGCTCCACGAGCTGCAGCTCCTGCTGAACCAAGTCTTCAAGGTCATTCTCCTCAATGAATCGATCAATATCGACTGCTTGAGCTTTGCTGCTAGGCGGCTCCTCATCGAAGATACGCCGCGAATCGCGGTCCCTGCGAGGAAGCTCCTCGAACTCCGGCTCCTCCTGCTGCTGACCTAGAGAAATGGATGTATTTAGTTCTGAGAGAATAATTCCTTCCTTCGCAAGCATCACTTGGAATGGCCGATGCTGGAGCAAGTCAATGATGACAAGCCTGCTCATATCCTTATTACGAATAAGGGAGGAATCGAAGGGATGAAGCACCCATTGCTCATCACGATTGAACAGGTTGAACGTAAACCATTCACCGCCGTATATATAGCGCACGTTAATATTGGACTCCGAAATAATTTCATAGGTAAACTCCAAATGGAATACCTCCGATCAGCTAGTATAATTTATATCGATTATACCAAATCGGAGTTAGACACAACTACCTGTTTCAAAAAACGCCTAATTCTTCCACGATGGTTTCTGCCCTCTCCGAGCTTGCCACGACAATTAATACAACAAGCAGCGCCGCTAAGATAATACCGCTAATCATAGCATAATCACCTCGTTTTTTCTTTAAGGCTATGCCGGCCAGCGTACTTTTATGAGCAATATCCTTTCCTATATTTTCAAAAACGCAAAAAAACGAGCCCTCTAAGAGCTCGTCCCTCGTATGCTTAGTATAATGATTACTCTAAAAAGCCTTTAGCTGCTGATTTTGGAAGCTCCGCCTGCGCAGCGCTTGAGCCCGCTTGAATGCCTAATCGCTGTCCGACCTTTTGATTGATTTGCGTCATCTTCTCCGTTTGCTGTGATACGGTCTGGATGATTTGGCGGTTTGAATTCTCATACTTATCCATCGCTGAGAATAGGTCTGACATCGCCCGCTCCACCAGCTCCATACTCATCGCAGGCTTCGTCAACGCTTGATTCGCTTTTTCACTTGTTTCGTTCAAAAGACGCGCGTTCTCAGCGAATTGATTACCCAGCATCTCATTCGTTGAATTGACTGCTTCAATCGCCTTCATCTGATCATCGATTGCACTTGCAATTAAGACCGAAACTGACATCAAGTGCTGCGTTTTATCAATCGAGCTATCGAGCGCATCCATCAGCTTATCATTCGTATCATTAATAATATCCGTTGCTGCAATGGCTTGCTGATAAAGCATAATCATTTCCGTATACGTTTGCAGCTTCGTCACGACCTTGCGAAGGCCTCGCTCCAAATGAGTTTTTCTTAGCTCGTTCTCCGGCTTTGCGATCTCGTCCTCGAACATTTTTTTAAGGCGATTGCCATATTCAATAAGCAGCTGCAGATCATATACATTGTCCAAACTGCTGCGCTTTAAGTTTCTCATATGGACGACGTTCTCTTCCAGATTGTCGCGACCGTCCCGCAATGAGCTCACGATGACCTGCACATTTGTTTTCGCCGATTGGTATTTATAAATATATTCCTTCATCGGCGCTTTGCGAAGCAGCTTCTGGACGAACGTAAGCTGCTTGCTTCTGCTCAGGTCCTCAACCTCGCTGCGCAGCTTAAGCATATTGCTTGCAACTTCAGTACGTTTGCCTGACATTAAATCCGATAACGGTCTCTCCAGCATCGTTAACGTTTGTCCGGAGCGCTCCAGCGTCTTTTGGCCTTTTTTCGTAATTTCATCCATTAGCGTGTCCAGATTCATAACATCCGTCGTCGCTACCTTCTGCATCGTGCTCTGTACTTCAAGCTCCAGTTTCTCAATATCTTCATTCTTTAATTGTACGAGCTGTTGTGCCATTGTTCATTTCCCCTTTCATTAGTCGGAAAGTCGATAACGCTGCTGAATCAATTCTGCCTTCGTATGCAGCTCCATAAGATCCTTCTGTTCAATCGTTTTCGTATAAAAAGTAAGCTTGGAATCCACATCCTTGATCCCATCAAGCAGCAGGCGCCTGTTCTGACGCTTCGCCTCGCCGCTCAGCCGCAGAAATGGATTGATGGTCGAGTTCAAATCCCTGCGTACCAATCGCACAATGTTGTGATTGATGCTTGAATCCCCTAAGGCAACCAAATCTGGAATCAGTCGATTAAGACGTGCAAGCAAAGCAAGCGTCTTCTGTACGATTTCATCATCTAAATTATTTTTTCCGCCTTCGAGCAAAATCATATCTTCGATAATTCCGATGTATTCGAGTGCAGAAGCAAGCTCTGGATCCTGGATGGCTGGCTGTGAAGCAGCTGAGGGGGCAGTCTGCGCCTGCGCAGGGACATTGGCAGAAGCCGCTGCAATAGGCTGCGGCGGTTGATTAGACGCACCCTGCTGCAGCTCAGGCTCTCTCTCCCGCTGATTGATTTCCTTCCTGCCGCGCTGCTTCCATGTTAACGCGATTAGCATACCCGCTGTTGGTATAGCTATCGCTATATAGGGAGAAGAAATCCAGTAAACAACCAGCGCGACCAAATAACTGGCAATCGCTATGCCTAACCCTTTTTTCATAACATTCATTGCTGCACCTCCATTTTAAGCTTTCCTGTCATGATGTCTATGCTAGTCTTCATAATCCAATTATCTCGTTTTTAGTATAGGGAAGTCAATTTTAAAAATAAAAAAAGAAGGGACTCCCGTCACCTTCTTCTTGTAAAGCGGCTATTGCTGCATAATTAACGGCTGCTCTACATAGCCGGCTTGAATGCCAAACTGTGGAACTGGCGGCTCTACCTTTAAGCCTTGAAGCGCTTGAACCGCCAAATAAGGCATGTTCACGCCTGAGAGGCAGGTAATATAAAGTCCGCCGGACATCCGCGGATTAATTTCCAGCAATTTAGGGATGCCATTATTGTAGCGCACCTGAATATTAAAGGCGTAAGGAATACGCAGCGCTGCTGCAATGCGGCTGGCCATATCCAGCAGCTCAGGCGATTCCTCCAGCAGGTAAGTGCGCCCCGTCGATTTGCGGCGAGGAATAGCTGTAAGCAGCTCCCCTTCTGCGGTAGACACACAATCAATACTATATTCCGTACCGTCTAAAAGCTCCATCACCATAATTGAATCAAAACGCTCTGCCTGAGACAAGGTTTCATAAGCTTGCTCAAATGTTGTCGATAAGGTCACATAGCCATATAAGTCACGGAGTGGATCACGATCATTGTCGATGATGCGAAAGCCCATTCCGCCCTCCGATATCGTCGGCTTAAAGCACACCTTATGCCCAGCAGCAGTAAGCTCCTCATAAGCCAGCTTGAATTGCTCCGCTGTATTTACGACTCGGTAGTCGGGAATCGTTACCAGATCTTTCCCCTTCAGCGCTTCATAAAATTTATCCTTCTCGATCATAGCGTCCAGCAGCTCAATGTCACGACAAACCATGACCTTCGTGCCAATCTCATCGAACAAATGTACATAACGAGATATTTCCTCCATATGCAGTCGAGGGATGAAAATATCGATTTCATTTTTCCGGCAAAAATCTACGCAAAAATTTACGTAATCCAGCCCAAATACCGCTGGCTCCGTTCCAATATGATCGGACGCAAGCAATGACATATGATTAATATCAGGATGCGTGCCAAAAAACTCAAAAGCTTGTCCATCCGGATTGTTCCGAATCATATTTATATAATGATAGGCTACTGAAAACCACCGATTCATATATACGCGTGTCATACCCATTACCTTCTTCCCTGTCATTAAGAATGCTGTGCCTATTTCCTTAGGATCTGCGCCGGAGATGCTCCAGGATCGTACCAAGCAGCTCATCAGAGGCTAACGCTCCTCTAGCTTCCGTAAACTGAATATGTGGATGCGCTGCGTAAGTTCGGCCTAATTCTCCATGAGCAGGAGACAGCGCAAAGTCGGCTGCCAGCAGCAAGCTCTCATCGAGCAAGCTGTCCCCCGCTGCGTAAACGAAGCTTGAGCCCAGCTTCTCCTTCACGTATTGAATAGCTGCCCCCTTGCTTACCTTCTCAGGAACCAAATAAATTTTACGCCCTTGAAGCGAGTAGCTCCAGCCGCGAGAAGCAAGCTCCAGCCGCAATTGCTCGATTGATTCCTGCGGCAAATGCTCCCTCTCCACAACGATGGAATAAAACAGCTCGTCACAGAGATCGTTTGACTTCACCCAATGCTCGCTTGAAATGTCAGCGAACAGACTGGCAATTTCCGTATGCTCGGCACAATGCTGCTTCACCGCAGCACGTACATGGCCATGCCACTCCTGATCAATTTGGCCGTTAACCAAAATCGTACCGCCATTGCTGACAATCACATACTCTGGGGCGAACAGCTCCTTGATCCCGAATATACGGTTGAACTGCTCAGGAATCCGTGTCGTCACAGGAACGAACCGGGCAATGCTTGACAGCTCCTTCAGCTTTTCGATCGCAGGCTTTGTCATATAGGAAATATGTCTGCCTTCATACAGCTCCACAGGCACCATTTCTTCAACGGCAAGTTCCCCTTTGGATCTCACAGAATAAATAAGTGTTTGATCCAAATCACTGGCAAAGATCATTCCGCATCCCCCTTCACGGCTTTAATAATTCCACAGCAGGAATACGTCATATGCGAATATTCCTCCACGGGGACGCCGCGGTCCTTTGCGA from Paenibacillus sp. FSL H8-0548 encodes the following:
- a CDS encoding tellurite resistance TerB family protein; the protein is MSTFSSWLQNTKQGLTDQVKKLKNKDFLDAVVAGCAIVAGADGSIDAAEKQKMAGYIGRSEELSVFDMTLVINRFNHYVGNIEFDGMIGKQEALKAIAKYSGKPEIGRVIVGVCSAIGAADGDFDAKEQAAVRDICKTLGLDPSEFSL
- a CDS encoding thymidine kinase, with the translated sequence MAQLYYKYGTMNSGKSFEIIKVAHNYEEQGKQVLIYSPSVSARGSVYRVGSRVGFEREAIPVKEEMNLFESVKSHVAAASPSKIYCVLIDEAQFLKKHHILELTQVVDELNIPVMAFGLKNDFQNQLFEGSYNLLVQADKIEEIKTICWFCDRKATMVIRYNDGQPMNAGEQIQIGGNEDYKPVCRRCYNDAFRKA
- a CDS encoding toxic anion resistance protein; translation: MAQQLVQLKNEDIEKLELEVQSTMQKVATTDVMNLDTLMDEITKKGQKTLERSGQTLTMLERPLSDLMSGKRTEVASNMLKLRSEVEDLSRSKQLTFVQKLLRKAPMKEYIYKYQSAKTNVQVIVSSLRDGRDNLEENVVHMRNLKRSSLDNVYDLQLLIEYGNRLKKMFEDEIAKPENELRKTHLERGLRKVVTKLQTYTEMIMLYQQAIAATDIINDTNDKLMDALDSSIDKTQHLMSVSVLIASAIDDQMKAIEAVNSTNEMLGNQFAENARLLNETSEKANQALTKPAMSMELVERAMSDLFSAMDKYENSNRQIIQTVSQQTEKMTQINQKVGQRLGIQAGSSAAQAELPKSAAKGFLE
- a CDS encoding ATP-grasp domain-containing protein, with product MGMTRVYMNRWFSVAYHYINMIRNNPDGQAFEFFGTHPDINHMSLLASDHIGTEPAVFGLDYVNFCVDFCRKNEIDIFIPRLHMEEISRYVHLFDEIGTKVMVCRDIELLDAMIEKDKFYEALKGKDLVTIPDYRVVNTAEQFKLAYEELTAAGHKVCFKPTISEGGMGFRIIDNDRDPLRDLYGYVTLSTTFEQAYETLSQAERFDSIMVMELLDGTEYSIDCVSTAEGELLTAIPRRKSTGRTYLLEESPELLDMASRIAAALRIPYAFNIQVRYNNGIPKLLEINPRMSGGLYITCLSGVNMPYLAVQALQGLKVEPPVPQFGIQAGYVEQPLIMQQ
- a CDS encoding HAD family hydrolase, which produces MIFASDLDQTLIYSVRSKGELAVEEMVPVELYEGRHISYMTKPAIEKLKELSSIARFVPVTTRIPEQFNRIFGIKELFAPEYVIVSNGGTILVNGQIDQEWHGHVRAAVKQHCAEHTEIASLFADISSEHWVKSNDLCDELFYSIVVEREHLPQESIEQLRLELASRGWSYSLQGRKIYLVPEKVSKGAAIQYVKEKLGSSFVYAAGDSLLDESLLLAADFALSPAHGELGRTYAAHPHIQFTEARGALASDELLGTILEHLRRRS